In the genome of Vicia villosa cultivar HV-30 ecotype Madison, WI linkage group LG7, Vvil1.0, whole genome shotgun sequence, one region contains:
- the LOC131616854 gene encoding uncharacterized protein LOC131616854 yields the protein MSYHAFEYILALLIYGLVLFPNPDQFIDVHAIKIFLTRNLVPTLLGDILHSLHTRMMKKRGNLMCCIPLLSRWFFSHLPRSVMRNDQGQKWHRRIMSLSYSNICWCSLSKENVIIIDRCGQYSNVPLLGIRGGITYNPSLALRQFSYARRDGIHHMLIQGVVFNYEDDPQGHLQKFIRAWDMVNRIDSKSLGQKNSIPLEAYLRWVHTRAQRFVMPYPHVRPMIVEPEYEEDVPQVIFHPDMPTNLEELKRSWIQLKEERDTFEAQFRAKEKKVLKLVKQLQDEQSINTFLGAKRKRPWET from the coding sequence ATGAGTTATCATGCTTTCGAATACATATTGgctttgctcatctatggtttggtgttgtttCCAAATCCTGACCAATTCATAGACGTGCACGCCATCAAGATATTTTTGACTCGCAAtcttgtgcctactttgcttggagatattctacactCACTTCACACTCGTATGATGAAGAAGCGAGGAAATCTCATGTGTTGTATACCTCTGCTGTCTAGGTGGTTTTTTTCGCACCTTCCTCGATCGGTAATGAGGAATGACCAAGGCCAGAAGTGGCATCGGAGAATAATGTCGCTTTCTTATTCCAATATTTGTTGGTGTTCTCTGTCCAAGGAAAATGTTATTATCatcgaccgttgtggacaatactctaatgtgccactccttggcataaGGGGGGGTATTACTTATAATCCCTCGTTGGCTCTACGTCAGTTTagttacgctcgaagagatggtaTTCATCATATGCTTATACAAGGCGTTGTGTTCAACTATGAAGATGATCCTCAAGGTCACCTTCAGAAGTTTATACGTGCTTGGGACATGGTGAATAGGATTGACAGCAAGAGCTTGGGGCAAAAGAACTCCATTCCTTTAGAggcttacctcagatgggtgcacACTCGTGCTCAACgttttgtcatgccatatccACATGTCAGACCTATGATTGTGGAGCCCGAATACGAAGAAGATGTTCCTCAGGTTATTTTTCATCCAGACATGCCTACCAATCTTGAGGAGCTGAAGAGATCTTGGatccagttgaaggaagaaagGGACACCTTTGAAGCTCAATTTCGCGCTAAAGAGAAGAAAGTATTAAAGCTCGTAAAGCAACTTCAGGACGAGCAGAGCATCAACACGTTCCTTGGTGCAAAgcgaaagcgtccatgggagacttga